One Triticum dicoccoides isolate Atlit2015 ecotype Zavitan chromosome 5B, WEW_v2.0, whole genome shotgun sequence genomic window carries:
- the LOC119308085 gene encoding translation initiation factor eIF-2B subunit alpha-like codes for MFPRPTHFSLTSDSPLPCPLLPMELDAAQNPNPEPPISAYYQTRAEHHAVVSSDWLDHAAAAASLPDAHADADAAPPPSPGSNGGGVIEEFNFWRRKPEAAEAVAAIMALAAVIRSSRATTMMELEIELKKASDKLQSWDATSISLSAACDLFMRFVTRTSHLEHEKFDAAKSRLIERGEKFGEISLKARKTIAMLSQDFISDGCTMLVHGYSRVVLEILKLAASNRKLFRVLCTEGRPDRTGLRMSNELAALGIPVKVLIDSAVAYSMDEVDMVFVGADGVVESGGVINMMGTYQIALVAHSMNKPLYVAAESYKFARLYPLDQKDMTPAHRPINFGVPIPAGVEVETSARDYTPPQYLTLLLTDLGVLTPSVVSDELIQLYL; via the exons ATGTTTCCACGTCCTACACACTTCTCCCTGACCAGTGATTCCCCTCTGCCCTGCCCACTCCTTCCCATGGAGCTCGACGCCGCCCAAAACCCTAACCCTGAACCCCCCATCTCCGCCTACTACCAGACGCGGGCGGAGCACCATGCCGTCGTCTCCAGCGACTGGCTCGACCACGCAGCCGCTGCCGCCTCTCTCCCCGATGcgcacgccgacgccgacgccgccccACCCCCCTCCCCCGGGAGCAACGGCGGCGGCGTCATCGAGGAGTTCAACTTCTGGCGCCGCAAGCCGGAGGCCGCCGAGGCGGTTGCCGCCATCATGGCGCTCGCCGCCGTCATCCGCTCCAGCAGGGCCACCACCATGatggagctcgagatcgagctcaagAAGGCTTCCGACAAGC TTCAGTCCTGGGATGCTACTTCCATTTCTCTGTCTGCTGCTTGTGATTTGTTCATGCGCTTTGTAACAAGAACATCACATTTGGAGCATGAGAAATTTGATGCAGCAAAATCACGCCTAATTGAGCGAGGGGAAAAGTTTGGAGAGATATCATTAAAG GCCCGTAAGACAATTGCAATGCTCAGCCAGGATTTCATCTCAGATGGGTGCACTATGCTGGTACATGGTTATTCCAGAGTAGTGTTGGAAATCCTGAAGCTAGCTGCCTCAAATCGCAAACTTTTCCGTGTATTATGCACAG AGGGCAGACCAGACAGAACTGGCCTACGAATGTCAAATGAACTTGCAGCATTAGGTATTCCTGTTAAGGTGCTAATTGATTCAGCTGTTGCTTACTCCATGGATGAAGTTGACATGGTATTTGTTGGCGCTGATGGGGTTGTTGAAAGTGGAGGAGTTATTAATATGATGGGGACTTACCAGATAGCTCTTGTAGCTCATAGCATGAATAAACCTCTATACGTGGCCGCTGAAAGTTATAAG TTTGCTCGTCTATATCCCCTGGACCAGAAGGACATGACACCAGCTCATCGACCGATAAATTTTGGAGTTCCGATACCTGCTGGTGTGGAAGTTGAGACATCGGCAAGAGACTACACTCCTCCCCAGTACCTCACACTTCTTTTGACTGATCTTGGTGTTCTGACACCATCCGTTGTGAGCGATGAGCTCATCCAACTGTACCTATGA